The Rubrobacter tropicus nucleotide sequence TGGCCACCTTCCACGGCACCGCTTTCCACGTCGGCATCAACCTCTTCAGCGTCTACTTCCTGATAGTCCCGATCGTCATGCTGCGGGGCGAAGTCTTCGGCAGGGTCACCGCCTACGCAGGGATCGCGGCGGCGATACTCAACTGGGGCCTCTACGTGCCCGGGGGGATAGGGGTGTTCCTCCTCACCCTCTCGGTCATCCCTCTCGCGGTGTGGAACGTCCTGATCGCCCGGAGGCTCCTCCAGCTCGGGCGGGGAACCTTCGAAACGAGGAGTCTAGAGGTACCGACCTAGAAGGAGGAGGCATCGTGTGGTGGGCAGATCTGTTGTGGGGATTCTGGAACGGCCTTACGGCCTGGATCGTCTTTATAGTCCACGTCTTCGGAGGCTGGGACCAGTTCCCGTTCTACAACTCCGCCAGGAGCGGCAACTGGTACGACCTGGGGTTCCTGCTCGGCGCCGGCTCTCCCCTTCTTGGCAGGTTGGGCGGACGGAGCCGGGGAGGCTCCGACCACCACGGCTGAGCCAGACCGTGATGCCGGGCCCGAGCAACTCGAAGATCTCGCCGGAGAGTGGATCTACTCACCGGCGCACAGACGCCTCGCCGCATCCGTTATCTCGAGTACGCTGACGCACTTGCTCAACACGCCGGCAGCCCCTCGACCGGCTCCGAGATCAGGCCAATACCGTTGCCCTCGGGGAGCTGGAGGCCCACTATCGCCAGGTCGGCATCGCCGGGCGGCCCGCGCGCCTCCGCGAAGGTTCCGGCCTGCCCGATGACGATGATGTTCGGTTCTAAAGCGGTTTGCAAGGAGGTTGGGCCTCTTCGCAAGGCTATCAGCCTTCGGCGGTCAGCGGTCAGCTTTTTGCTCTTTCTGAAAGCTGATAGCTGAAAGCGTAGGCGAAGCCGGAGCGGGCTGACTGCAATCCGCTTTAGTTCCGATATAAGGGCCAACGCCTCTCTGAGGGCCGAGTGGTCCTCTATGAGGAGCACGCGATTCAATCCGGGGACCCGTCTTTTTGTGTTGGGTCGTGCCACGGCGTAGCAAGCGCGACCTGGCGTAGTGGTAGTAAACGGGTAAACGGCAACGACCTTCATATTTCATAACATCATCTGCCGTGGACGCGCAAGCCGGCGTGAGAGGGCGCCAGGTCGGGCACGCGGAACGGGGAGGTACGCGGGGTCAGAAAAAAGCGGGACGGATCTGCCGCCTGCGGCCCCTTTACGAAGACCGTGCCCGATCCGGGCCGGAAGACCGGGAGCGTCTCCTCGCGCTCGCGAGGTGGTCCATGAAACGGTCCCTGGCGAAGGTGACGAGGCCGACTGTCCCCCGGGCCACCATCTCCGGCAGTGGGTCGAGGGCCACCTCCTTCACGCATGCGCAGGGCCCGTAAAGAACGGAGATGAGACCCCCGGCCCGGATCTCGGTCACCCGCCATTCGTCGCCCGCTTGCCCGAGACGGAGGAACATCTCGGCCTCCTCCGCGTGGCTGAAGACCGGCAGCGTCTCCTCGCCGTCGTGGTAGAGGGTGTGCACCTCCATACGGGCGTCGGCGATCCTGGAAATCAGCCAATACGACGTCTCCGTCGGCCGACGGGTCGCCCGCCCGGTCTTTCTCCCCGTCCTTGGCGTCTCGGTCTGGACCATGTGTCAGCTTGCCCCTTCCTCTTCCCAGTCGTCTTCGAAATCGCGCATGACGCAGTCCGGTACGCCCGGAGAATCGCTGTCGCGGTCGGTGGAACCCCTCTTCGTCCGACGTTCCTCTCCGCGATTTGTCTCGGGTTCTGGAGGTCGTTTTTCGGCTCCTCTGTCCGCCTTTTCGGCGTCCAACGGTTGTGTCGCCTCCTCCCATCTCGTATTTGGGTGCGTGATCGGGGCGAGGCGGCGTCCCGCTCGCGGAGGGGGGAAGCGGCGGAGAGCGCCGGCCTGCCCCGATCTTCCTCTCGAAGCCTGTGCTTCGAGGGACCCGGGTCCGTCCCTTTTGCGGAACAGCCTCTCAGGGGTCCCTACGTTACCGCCGGGGGAGACGCCGGTCGTCGGTCAGATGCGTCAATTCTCGCTAAGTCACATTCCCTAGAGCGGTTCGCAAGGCGAACCGCTCTGTCAGCCGTCATCCGTCAGCGGTCAGCGTTTGCCCCAAGCTGACGACTGATCAGACGACAACGGTCCTTGATCGTGAGCCTGAGCTCCCCACGGCCGTCCGCGAAGCCGCAGGCCCCCACGGGAGACTGCCGCCAGAGTCCCAAGAAGCTGACCGCTGATAGCTGACCGCTCTAAGAAATCTCTACGGCTCCGTGGCGCACGGCGAAGACCAGGGCCTGCAGCTGGGAGTGGACCCGGAGCTTCGTTAGGATGCTCGCCACGTGGTTGCGTTCGGTTCGGACGCTTATGTGCAACGTCTCGGCGATGCCCTCGCTGTCGAGGCCCTCGGCGAGTTTCTGCAGGACCTCCATCTCGCGGGGGGTGAGGCTCTCTAGGGCCCGGTGGGCTTCGTGCGCTTCGTCCTTCTTGGTCCCGGCGAAGCGGAGCAGCCCGACGACTTCCTCCAGGGGCATCAGCGTCTCGCCCGCCCCGAGCCGTTTCACGGCCCCGACGACCTCGTCTAGGTGGGCCGTCTTGTGCAAGACGCCCGCGGCCCCGCTCTGGACCGCGCGGGCCGTCTCGGCGCGGTCCAGGCTCGCGGAGAGCACGAGCGTCTGAGCCTCGGGGTTGGCGGCGCGGAGGTCCTCTATCAGGTCCCCCCCGTAGCCGTCCGGGAGGCCGAGGTCGACGACGGCGACGTCCACCCCTTCCTCGTCGATTACCCGGTGCGCCTCGGCCAGGGACCCCGCCTGACCCACAACCTCGAAGCCGGCCTCCCGCTCGAACGAGGCGGCGACGGCCTCGCGGACGGCGACGTGATCCTCGACCAGCAGGACCCGCACGTCCGACTCCGGCTCCTCTCTCTTCCGCTCCAGGGCCATCTCGAAGCGCACCTTCGTGCCCATCGCGGGCTCGCTCTCGATCTTGAGTTCCCCGCCGAGGGCGCGCGCCCTCTCGCGCATCCCCTTTATCCCCACGCCGCCGGCGGGGGACGGCTGCCTCGGCGGGTGCACACCGCGCCCGTCGTCGGAGACCTCCGCAAAGAGCCTGCCGTCGGAGGTCGAGACCGAGACCCGGATGTTGCGGGCCGCGGAGTGTCGCCTGGCGTTGGTCAGCGCCTCGCCGACTATGCGCAGCGTCTCCCTGCCCACTCTCTTGAGGGGGCCTTCGAGGGCGCCGTCGCGCAGGTCCAGACGTATGTCGAGATCCGGGGCCATGGCGCGGTGCAGCTCGACGAGCGATGCCAAGAGCTCCGAGAAGGGTTTGTCGTGCTCCGCCTCCAGGCGCAGGTCGTAGATGGCGCCGCGCAGTTGCTGCTCGACGCGCGTGAGCGCAGCGGCCAACCCGACCGAACGGTTCGCGGTCTCTTCGCCCGCGGGCGCGGCGTGTACGATCTGGGCCTGGGTCATCGCGTGGGCCAGGTCCTGGAGGGCCTCGTCGTGGAGGTCGCGGGCTATGCGGCTGCGCTCGGCCTCCCTGACCTCGCCCAGCTCCCTCTCGGCCGTCTCGCGCTCGATCGCCGTGGCGAGCACGTTGGCTACCGCCTGCAGGAAGTTCACGTCGTCGACCGAGAAGACCCGGCGGGTGCCCGTGTGTGCTCCCAACGCCCCGAAGGGTCCGTGCCTGCCGGGAACGAGGACGGTCATGCCGCTTACCACCCCGTGCGACAAGAGCACGGGGTCCGGCTCGAAGCGCGTCTCCGTTTCGAGGTCCTCGAAGATCACGGGCTCGCTCGCGTCCAGGGTGTAGGAGACCTGGGGGTCTGTCTCGGCCGTGCTCCCGACGGCCCCCTCCTGCCAGCCAAACCCCGCGCGCAGCGTCAGCTCTTCGCCTCCGGGCAGGACCTCAACGATCTTGCAGAACTCCGCGTCCAGGGTCCGGGCTACGAGGGCCACGGTGTCGTCCAGCAGAGACCCGAGGCCGTCGTTCGCCAGCGCCCTAAGGCCCAGGTCCGCGACGACCGCCTGCTGGAGAGTCCGCGCCCGGATCGCCTCCTCGGTTCGCTTGCGCTCCGTTACGTCCTGGAAGTAGATCGACAGGCCCTGTTCTGAGGGGTAGGCGTGCACCTCGAAGATCGGGCCGCCCCCGGGGTAGGGGTATTCGAAGACGGCGGTCCGCCTCTCGCGGACGGCGCGACGGTACTCGTCCTCGATCGAGGTGCCCACGGTGGCGGGTAGCGTCTCCCAGAGCGTTCGGCCGATCAGGTCATCCAGCGTAAACTCCTCGCCCGCCAGTTGCGAGGCGAAGCGCAGCGCCCGCCCGTTTAGGTAGGTGAGGCGCCACTCGTGGTCGAGGGTGTAGAAGGCGTCGGTTACGCTCTCCAGGATGTTCTCGGTGCGCCGGCTCGATGCTCTGAGCGCCTCCTCGTCCCGCTTGCGCTCGGTGACGTCCCTGACGAGGACCTGCACCGCGGGGTCGTCCTCGCGGACGATGGGTATCGCCGACACCTCCACGTCCACGGCGCCCCCGTCGGACCGGAGCGCCCTCGCTTCGAACGGCCCCACGGTCTCGCCCCCGAGCGCCCGCGATACCCCCGCTTCCACAGCCGCCCGCGAGCCCGGGTGGAAGAGGTCGAGGTAGGGCACGCCCAAAAGCTCGCCCGGGCTTCCCGCGCCGACGAGCCTCGCCCCGGCGGGGCTCACGAAGGCGATGCTGCCCTCGGCCAAGACGGCTATGGCGTCCGGGGAGTTCTCGACCAGCCGCCGGTAGCGCTCCTCGCTCTCGCGCAGCCTCTCCTCTGCCTCTCTGCGCCCACCTATGTCTCGCATGATGCACAGGTAGCCCGTGGTTTCGTCCCGCCCTCCGCGCAAGGCGACGGTTATCCCTTCGGCCTGGACCGGCGCGCCGTCCTTTCGGTACCAGGTCCTCTCGCCACGCCACCGACCCGTCTCTGTCAACTCCCGGAGCTCCTGGGCAAGTTCCTCGTCGCCGTAGTCTCTGGCGATTACCTCAATTACCGAACGACCCAGCGCCTCGTCGGCCGTCCAGCCGAACATCCGCTCTGCGCCCTTGTTCCAGGCCGTCAGCACGAACCGCGCGTCCGTGGCCAGGACGGCGTCGTGGATGTTCTCCAGCAGGCCTGCGTCGTAGCGGCGCCTCTCCTCGGCCCGCTTCTCCTCGGTCACGTCGCGCACGAGGAGTACACCAGCGACGACGCGCCCCTCGTCGTCGTAGATGGGCGAGGCGTCGCAGCGCATCGTGCCCCGGGTGCCGTCGGCGGCGACGTAGTCGTACTCCTCGTCGCTCACCTCCTCGCCCGTCCTGATGGACCTCATCACGGCCCACTCTTCGAGTTCGTAAGCGTCTCCGTCGGGGCGGTACAGCTTGAAGTCACCGGCGTCGCGAAGATCCCTGAAATCTTCCAACCTCGAGGGCACGGGCGCGGTCAGCATCCGCCTCATCATGGCCTTCGCCTCTTCGTTGGCGAGGATGACCTCCCCCGAGGCGGCCTCGACGATGGTGACCGCCGCGGGCACCTGCCGGATCGCTTTTTCCAGGCCTGCACCCCGGATCTTCTGAAGGTCAAACACGCCTAGCCCTCTCGTCCCGCGCACGCGGGCGTCCGAAGCAGAGCGCCCGGTCGTATTCGTCCTGTTCGCTGCTCGAACCGCCTACCCCGGCCGTAAGATGCTTCGTCAGGGGTGGCGGTCTGAATGGGCTCGACGCCGTGGCGGAGTCCTTCCGGAAATCGGAGAGGCGGGGGGGTGATCTAGCCTCCCTTCGGGATCTGCCTTGCACAGATCGTCTCGCAACTTCATCTTATTAGTCTACAGTTCTGTGTGTAACGTTACAATTTTCTGTGTCGGATCTACCCCATGTGAAACCTCCGCAGGCCCCCTCCGGGATGGATATACCGGTGTTTCGTGGGTGATCTGTCCCGCACAAACATGAACTCTCTTCTTCACGACCGTCCGACCCTCCGGGTGGAATATATGTCCGGAGCACACTGTCCCGGCGAAGCGAAGTGGTCGGACGTGGCAGGCGTTCGTAGTGAATTTACCCCACACGAAAACGACACATATTGCTCACTTTAGATCGCCCCTCAAAGGGTAAGCGTTGAAATAGGCGGGGGGGTGGCGTTTGCCCTTCGCTGGACAAGGTAGGCCGGACACAGAGGAGGACGGCGTGAAAGCACTCGTGTACCACGGGCCGCGCAAGGTGAGCGTGGACAACGTGGACGACGCGAAGATCGAGCATCCCAACGACGCGGTGGTGAGGATCACGGCCACCAACATCTGCGGCTCGGACCTGCACATGTACGAGGGGCGGACCGACTTCGAGGAGGGGCGGACCTTCGGCCACGAGAACGTCGGCGAGGTGGTCGAGGTCGGCGACGGGGTAGACAAGATACAGGTCGGCGACATGGTCTCGGCGCCGTTCAACATCTCCTGCGGCCACTGCCGCAACTGCGAGCACGGCCTGACCAACTACTGCATCAGGATGCAACCCTTGGAGGGCTGGGCCGGTGCCGCCTACGGGTTCGCCGACATGGGACCCTACCAGGGCGGTCAGGCCGAGTACCTGCGCGTCCCTTACGCGGACTTCAACCTCCTGCGCCTGCCGGAAGACGCGCGGGAGAAGCAGGACGACTACGTGATGCTCTCGGACATCTTCCCGACCGGCTACCACGCGACCGAGATGGCCGACGTGAGTCCTGGCGACTCCGTCGTGGTCTACGGCTCCGGGCCCGTGGGGCTCATGGCGGCGTACTCGGCGACCATCAGGGGGGCCGGCAAGGTCATGGTCGTGGACCGCCACCCCGACCGCCTCAGGCTAGCCGAAGAGATCGGCGCCATCCCCATCGACGACTCGAAGGGCTCTCCGGTGGATGCGGTATTGAACGAGACCGACGGTGTGGGCGCGGACAAGGGCTGCGAGTGCGTGGGATACCAGGCGCACGACCCGGATGGCAACGAGGACCCCGCCATGACCATGAACAACCTCGTCAACTCCGTGAAGTTCACCGGCAGGATCGGCTGCGTGGGGGTGTTCGTACCGCAGGATCCCGGGGGGCCAGACCAGATGGCCCAGCAGGGAAAGGCCGCCTTCGATTTCGGCATGTTCTGGTTCAAGGGCCAGCAGCTGGGCGTCGGCCAGGCCCCGGTCAAGCGCTACAACCGCCAGCTCCGGGAGCTGATCCACCTGGGCAAGGCCAAGCCGTCGTGGATCGTCTCGCATAATCTCACGCTTGACCAGGGACCCAACGCCTACGAGCACTTCGACAAGCGCGAAGACGGCTGGACCAAGGTCGTCCTCCACCCGAACGGGTCGTAGAAGGGCGATCTAGAACGAACCCGGGTGGGTTTCGAGGCCGAGGCAAGGGCGAGGCCCACCCGTACACACCGGACGACGGAAGACGCGTACTAGCAGCACCCGCCCGCTATCTCGGAAGGAGTCATGCATGGCTAACGAACTACAGGGGCGCAAGGTCGCCATCCTCGCCGCCGACGGGGTCGAGCGCGTCGAGCTCGAGCAGCCGCGCCAGGCGATCGAGGACGCCGGCGCCCAGACCACGCTCCTCTCCATCCACGAAGGCGAGATCCAGGCCCGCAACCACGACATCGAGGAGGCCGGGACCTTCACGGTCGACGGCCTCGTCTCCGAGGCTTCGGTCGCCGACTACGACGCCCTGCTCCTCCCGGGCGGCACGGTGAACCCCGACCAGCTACGCATCGACGACGACGCGGTGGGCTTCGTGCGGGACTGGTTCGAGACCGGCAAGCCGGTCGGCGTGATCTGCCACGGCCCCTGGACGCTCATCACCGCGGGCGTCGCCGAGGGTCGGCGGCTCACCTCCTGGCCCAGCGTCCGCGTCGACCTGGCGAACGCCGGCGCCGAGGTGCTCGACCAGGAGGTCGTCACCGACGAGGGCCTCGTCTCCAGCCGCAGCCCCGACGACCTGCCGGCGTTCTGCTCCAAGATCGTCGAGGAGTTCGCCGAGGGCAAGCACCCGGTCAAGGCGGGCAGCGCCTAGAGAGTAGGAGATCCGTAAAGGAGCAGGACCGGCCCGAGACCGTCGATTTGGTCTCGGGCCGGGCTGCCCGAACACCACGCGCCCCACGAGAGGCGCGGAAGGGACGAAGGATGAAGGTAAAAAAGGTCGTGGCTATAGGCGGGCTTGCCGCCGCGGGCGGGGGGGCGGCCCTGCTGATTGGGCGCCTCACCGGCAACAGGTGGGCCGGACGGGTAGTCGGCAATGGCTACCGCCCGACGGGCACGGCGCGCGCGTTCTCCGTGAACGGAGAGTCTTCCGCCGACAGTAAGACGGACCGTTGGCTCGCCGTCACGGTGAACCGCCCGCCGCAGGAGATCCCGACAGAGGACGGCCTGCCTGGGCCGCTCGCGGATCTTGGCGACGGGGTAGAGGTGCGGATACAGCCCGCCCCCGCTGACAAGGGGACAGAGATCTCCGCCCTTCCGCGTGGCTCCTCCAGCAAGGACTACCGCCAGAAGGTGCGAAAAGCGCTCAGGGAAACCAAGCAGATCCTGGAGACCGGCGAGGTCTTGAGCCCGGACTGGCCGCCGACGACGAAGGACACACCGGGCGGGAAGCTACTCGGCGCGGCAACCAGCCGCTCGAGAAGGGAAGGTTTGCTTTGAAGGCGCTCGTCTGGAACGGCATAAACGAGCTCGGCGTGGAGCAGGTCCCCGACCCCCAGATACTGAACTCCGGGGACGCCATCGTGAAGGTGAAGCTGAGCTCGGTCTGCGGCTCGGACCTGCACCTGCTGGGCGGCTACATCCCGGCCATGCGCGCGGGCGACGTCCTGGGACACGAGTTTCTCGGCGAGATCGTCGAGGTCGGATCGGGGGTACAGAAACACTCCGTCGGCGACCGGGTGGTCGTCTGCTCCTTCATCGCCTGCGGCGAGTGCTGGTACTGCAAGAAGGGCCTGTACTCCTGCTGCGACAACGGGAACACGAACCCCGCGATCACCGAGGCCTTATGGGGCTTCGCCCCCGGCGGCTGCTTCGGCTACTCCCACGCCATGGGCGGCAACGCCGGAAGCCACGCCGAGTACATCCGCATCCCCTACGCCGACGTGGGCGCCTTCTCCGTGCCCGAGGGCCTCTCTGACGAGACGGCCCTCTTCGCCTCGGACGCGGCGCCTACCGGGTGGACGGGCGCCGACGTGGGCGGCGTCCAGCCCGGCGACGTGGTCGCCGTGTGGGGCTGCGGCGGGGTCGGGCAGATGGCGGCCCGCGCGGCGATGCTCCTCGGTGCCGAGCGCGTCATCGCCATCGACCGCTACCCGGAGCGTATGTCGATGACCGAGCGCTTTATCGGGTGCGAGACCCTGGACTACACCAAGCAGGACATCCAGGGCGAACTCAGGGAGATGACCGGCGGGCGAGGGCCCGACGTGTGCATCGAGGCCGTGGGGATGGAGGCCCACTCCGACAGCCCTTCGTTCGCCTACGACTGGATCAAGCAGCAGGCCTTCCTCCAGACCGACAGGCCCACGGCGCTGCGCGAGGCCATCTACGCCTGCCGCAAGGGCGGCTCGATCTTCGCGCTAGGCGTCTTCGCCGGGGCCGTGGACAAGTTTCCGATGGGGGCACTCATGAACAAGGGCTGCACGCTGCGCGGAGCCCAGCAGCACGGGCACGGCTACATACCGATGATCCTGGAGCGCATGGCCGCCGGGGAGATAAAGACGGACCACCTCATGACCCACCCGATGTCGCTCGACGACGGTGCCCGCGGCTACGACATGTTCAAGAACAAGATCGACGGCTGCGTCCGCTCGGTCTTCACGCTCGACGGCCACTCCAACGGTCACTCTTGACCCGAGGGCTCGGACCTTTTGTCCTCGGCGCTACGGCGTCGGGGGCAGGGGTGCCGAGACCATTACGAAACAGAAAGGGGAACTTAAAGGAGATGGAGGATGGCCGAGAACACCGTCACCGTAGGCTTGTTGCTCCAGCTGGAGGCGACGCCGGGAAGGGAGAACAACATCCGGAGCCTCCCGGAGGGGGGCGATCTCGATGGTTAACGAGGAGCCGAAGGCCATGGCATGGTTCGGGGTCCGCTTCGGTCCCTCAACGTTCGGCGTCTTCGACGTCCTCCCAGACGTAGTGGGCCGCGAAGCCCACCTCTCCGGCGGCGTGGCCCAGGCGACCCAGCACAACGCCGCTCTCTTCGCGGACCCGCCCGGCATCCAGAGGATAGACGTCCTCGCGTCCAAGCTGCCAGAGTAGATGAGCTCCGCAGGACATCCGGGTTCCGCCGGGGAAACCGACGCGACCTCCGGGGCACACAAGCGTCGTCGGGTGGGCCGTCCGCGGGCAGACCATCCTGGCGAGACCGTGGTGCTGGGTCTGTTGGCGCCCCCACAGGTGCCCAGGGAGGTCGTCGAGGATCTCGCGGCCGAGCTGCCCAGGGCGCTCTCCGAGCGCATCAGCGAGCGCGTTTCCTGGGAGGTGCCGACCATGCGCGACCCGCGCCTCCCGGACGCCGAAGACACCGAGGACGACAACGGAACAGTCGACGACCTCCGTGAGTGGAGGCGGCAGGAAGGGTGGGATTTCGCGGTCTGCGTCACGGACCTGCCGCTGCTGCGTGGCGATGGGCGGGCCGTCGTGGCCGAGGCATCCTCCGAGCGGGACGCGGTGCTGGTCTCGCTGCCAGCCCTCGGGGTACTGCGCAGGCGCGCGCATGCCCGAGAGGCCATCGTCCGATTCGTCGGCGAGGTCCTTGGAGACCGGATAGGGATCGGCCCGGAGGACGCGGCGCGTGACGGCGACGGCCGACGCCCCAAGCAGCCGGCGACCACCTTCGGTAATGCCGCGCGGGGCGGCGAAGGTGGCGACAACTTCCAGCTCGCCATGCCGGCGGGGCTCGGCCAGGCACGTCTTCTGGCCGGGATGGTGCGCGCCACCCGCCCCTTCCGGGTCGTCCTCGGCCTCTCCTACGCGCTCACCGCGGCCCTCGGCACGGCGGCCTTCACGCTCATCACCAGCACCATATGGCAACTGAGCGGCGCGTTTAGCTGGGCGAGGCTCTCAGGGCTGGTGGCCGCCTCGGTGGCGACGATGATCGCCTACCTCATCGTCCGCCACGGCATGTGGCACCGTTCGGACGGCCAGACGAACCGGCAGCTCGCGGTGCTCTTCAACGCGACGACCCTGATCACGCTGACCATAGGAGCGTTGTCTTTCTTCGCCGCTTTGTTCGTGCTAACACTCGCCGCGGCGGGGTTCCTCATAGATGCCGGCGTGCTCGGGAAGACCATCGGACGTCCGGCCGGCGCGGGCGAATTCGTGGCCCTGGCCTTGATGACGAGCTCGCTGGCCACGCTCGGAGGCACCCTCGGCTCGGGACTGCAGACCTCGGACGACGTGCACGAGGCCGCCTATACCTACCACAGAGAGCGCCGCCACAAAGAGGGTCAGAGCCAGGACGGTTCGGGCTGACGCGACAGCAGCCGCCGCGGAGGAGGTGCTGAGATGGTCTCGTAAACGTCCAGAACCGCCAAGACAAAGTGAATGTACCAGCATCTCGGGCCGGGTCGCCGCGGCGCTGATGGATGATGTCGGCGAGCTTTCCCAGGAGCCCATCATCGAGAGGATCGACATCGTCGCGTCCAAGCTTCCCGGGTAGATGCCGGAGACGAGGAGGGGAGAAAACGTGGCCTCTACGGACCCCAGGGAGGGCGAATCGCGAACGGTACGCTCGCGCGGGAACCAGTCCGCAAACGGTAGCACCGTCACGCTGGGGTTGATACCCGCCCCCGAAATCCCGGAGAAGATCGCCAGGGAACTCGCGGCCGAACTGCCCCAGCTCCTCGACCGGCGCGTCGACGTCCGCCTTTCCTGGGACGTGTCGGTTTTTGTGGACCCGCTCACGGGCAGCGCGCGGGACGCCCCGGAGATCCTGGACGTCTGCCACGACCGCAGGGTGCGGGAGGGCTGGGACATGGCCGTCTGCCTGACCGACCTGCCGATCTACAGGAACGGGCACCTCGTCGTGGCCGACGCGAGCGCTTCGCGGGGGGTCGCCGGGCTCTCGCTGCCGGCCCTGGGGACGTTCAGGCTGCGTTCCAGGGCCAAGGAGGCGACCCTCCGGCTCGTCGAGGAGCTGCACGCCAGGATGCTCGGACCCGAGGAGAACGCCGACACGTCCGGGCGACGGGAGGGCGGGTTCCTCGCCCCGTACCGTCGGATAGAGCCCCCCGACGAGGACATGAAGAACATGGGCGTGGACGTGCGTTTCGCCGCCCCGAGGGTGAATGGACACCCGCGGCTTTTGGCCGGCATGGTCCTAGCCAACCGGCCCTGGAAGCTCTTCCCCAGCTTCAAGGGCGCGCTCGCCGCCGCTTTCGCCACGGGCGCCTACGCCCTTATAACCCCGACCATCTGGACCCTGAGCGACGCGGTCGGCTGGGCCCGCCTCCTGCTGCTCATGGTCGCGGCGGTAGTGGCGATGGTCGCCTGGGTCGTCGTCGCCCATGGGCTCTGGGAACGCCCCGGGGACGGGGAGCCCCGGCGCTGGGCGAGGCTGTACAACGGCGCGACCGCCCTCACCGTGACGGCGGCGACGCTGCTCTCGTACGCCACGCTCTTCTTGCTGGTGCTCGTCGCGGCCTGGGTCTTCGTGCCGGGCGGCTACCTCCAGAGCACCCTCCGCCACCCGGTCGGCTTCGGGGAGTACCTGATCCTCTCTTGGCTCACAGCCTCGCTGGCCCTGGTCGCGGGCGCTCTGGGGTCCTCGCTGGAGGACGAGGACACCGTGCGCGAAGCGGCCTACGGCTATCGTCAGAGACGCCGCAACGAGGACGCCGACGAAGACGGGTCCGACGCGTCCTGACCCCGCCCCCTTAGCGCACCGCTGCACGCCGCAAGACGGGCCCGAGAGGGCCCGGACCGACTGTCGAGGAATTAGCGGTCCACGTCGACCGGAGACCCGTCGGCCTGGCCAGGCCCTTGCCGGTGACGACGATGGGCCCGAGAGGCCGGAGTTCGTGTCTTCCGACTCGTCCACGTGGGAGTGGTACATCCACATCACCGAGCTCGGGGCCATCGGGCCGGGGCCGGCCCGGTCCGGGATCTTCCAGGTGTAGGTGTGGGTTCCACCCGGCTCGACTATGTCGTCTGCCTTGTTCGCGCCGGAGGTTCCGTCGTTGTAGGGAGCGCCCTCGGAGTTCTTGTTGTAGAAGACGCCGTGCGGATGGACGCTCGCTGGATGGTTGGTGTTGTTCTTGAACACCACCTTTATGGTGTCCCCCACCGCCCCCCGGAGCACAGGCCCCAGCGTGCCCAGGTATTCCTCGCTGGCCGGGCGAGGCTTGAGCCTGGAGAAGCTGGCATTGGTGTATTCCCTTTAGAGGGACTTGGTGTAGACCTTGCCGATGCGGTCGGGGCCCTGCTGGGCAAAAACGTTCTCGTCCTCGCCGAAGGACTGGCCGGTGATCTGGTTGGAGCCCGTCGGCGCGTAGTCCCACTCGACCTTGTCCGCCCCTATAAAGTAGGTGCGGGTCACCGGGGCCGCCGCGGCCCGTTGCCGGGTGGTCTGGGT carries:
- a CDS encoding helix-turn-helix domain-containing protein — its product is MQTALEPNIIVIGQAGTFAEARGPPGDADLAIVGLQLPEGNGIGLISEPVEGLPAC
- a CDS encoding zinc-dependent alcohol dehydrogenase, whose translation is MKALVWNGINELGVEQVPDPQILNSGDAIVKVKLSSVCGSDLHLLGGYIPAMRAGDVLGHEFLGEIVEVGSGVQKHSVGDRVVVCSFIACGECWYCKKGLYSCCDNGNTNPAITEALWGFAPGGCFGYSHAMGGNAGSHAEYIRIPYADVGAFSVPEGLSDETALFASDAAPTGWTGADVGGVQPGDVVAVWGCGGVGQMAARAAMLLGAERVIAIDRYPERMSMTERFIGCETLDYTKQDIQGELREMTGGRGPDVCIEAVGMEAHSDSPSFAYDWIKQQAFLQTDRPTALREAIYACRKGGSIFALGVFAGAVDKFPMGALMNKGCTLRGAQQHGHGYIPMILERMAAGEIKTDHLMTHPMSLDDGARGYDMFKNKIDGCVRSVFTLDGHSNGHS
- a CDS encoding glutathione-independent formaldehyde dehydrogenase, with amino-acid sequence MKALVYHGPRKVSVDNVDDAKIEHPNDAVVRITATNICGSDLHMYEGRTDFEEGRTFGHENVGEVVEVGDGVDKIQVGDMVSAPFNISCGHCRNCEHGLTNYCIRMQPLEGWAGAAYGFADMGPYQGGQAEYLRVPYADFNLLRLPEDAREKQDDYVMLSDIFPTGYHATEMADVSPGDSVVVYGSGPVGLMAAYSATIRGAGKVMVVDRHPDRLRLAEEIGAIPIDDSKGSPVDAVLNETDGVGADKGCECVGYQAHDPDGNEDPAMTMNNLVNSVKFTGRIGCVGVFVPQDPGGPDQMAQQGKAAFDFGMFWFKGQQLGVGQAPVKRYNRQLRELIHLGKAKPSWIVSHNLTLDQGPNAYEHFDKREDGWTKVVLHPNGS
- a CDS encoding type 1 glutamine amidotransferase domain-containing protein, translating into MANELQGRKVAILAADGVERVELEQPRQAIEDAGAQTTLLSIHEGEIQARNHDIEEAGTFTVDGLVSEASVADYDALLLPGGTVNPDQLRIDDDAVGFVRDWFETGKPVGVICHGPWTLITAGVAEGRRLTSWPSVRVDLANAGAEVLDQEVVTDEGLVSSRSPDDLPAFCSKIVEEFAEGKHPVKAGSA
- a CDS encoding PAS domain S-box protein, which translates into the protein MFDLQKIRGAGLEKAIRQVPAAVTIVEAASGEVILANEEAKAMMRRMLTAPVPSRLEDFRDLRDAGDFKLYRPDGDAYELEEWAVMRSIRTGEEVSDEEYDYVAADGTRGTMRCDASPIYDDEGRVVAGVLLVRDVTEEKRAEERRRYDAGLLENIHDAVLATDARFVLTAWNKGAERMFGWTADEALGRSVIEVIARDYGDEELAQELRELTETGRWRGERTWYRKDGAPVQAEGITVALRGGRDETTGYLCIMRDIGGRREAEERLRESEERYRRLVENSPDAIAVLAEGSIAFVSPAGARLVGAGSPGELLGVPYLDLFHPGSRAAVEAGVSRALGGETVGPFEARALRSDGGAVDVEVSAIPIVREDDPAVQVLVRDVTERKRDEEALRASSRRTENILESVTDAFYTLDHEWRLTYLNGRALRFASQLAGEEFTLDDLIGRTLWETLPATVGTSIEDEYRRAVRERRTAVFEYPYPGGGPIFEVHAYPSEQGLSIYFQDVTERKRTEEAIRARTLQQAVVADLGLRALANDGLGSLLDDTVALVARTLDAEFCKIVEVLPGGEELTLRAGFGWQEGAVGSTAETDPQVSYTLDASEPVIFEDLETETRFEPDPVLLSHGVVSGMTVLVPGRHGPFGALGAHTGTRRVFSVDDVNFLQAVANVLATAIERETAERELGEVREAERSRIARDLHDEALQDLAHAMTQAQIVHAAPAGEETANRSVGLAAALTRVEQQLRGAIYDLRLEAEHDKPFSELLASLVELHRAMAPDLDIRLDLRDGALEGPLKRVGRETLRIVGEALTNARRHSAARNIRVSVSTSDGRLFAEVSDDGRGVHPPRQPSPAGGVGIKGMRERARALGGELKIESEPAMGTKVRFEMALERKREEPESDVRVLLVEDHVAVREAVAASFEREAGFEVVGQAGSLAEAHRVIDEEGVDVAVVDLGLPDGYGGDLIEDLRAANPEAQTLVLSASLDRAETARAVQSGAAGVLHKTAHLDEVVGAVKRLGAGETLMPLEEVVGLLRFAGTKKDEAHEAHRALESLTPREMEVLQKLAEGLDSEGIAETLHISVRTERNHVASILTKLRVHSQLQALVFAVRHGAVEIS